One window of the Chloroflexota bacterium genome contains the following:
- a CDS encoding DUF1893 domain-containing protein, whose translation MLDLTIAKQVLAANPLAFVIVKEGAILRVGTRDGIGELIEATDALGEHTRNAALADKVAGKALAMVARTAGIRAVYAALMSQAACDAFARDQIAFEYAQRVPLILNKRNDGPCPMEQLTQPIDEPRAAMRALREFVRARQSARIVK comes from the coding sequence ATGTTGGATTTGACCATCGCCAAACAAGTTCTCGCCGCGAATCCGCTCGCGTTCGTCATCGTCAAAGAGGGCGCGATTCTGCGCGTGGGCACGCGCGACGGCATCGGCGAACTCATCGAAGCGACGGACGCGCTCGGCGAGCACACGCGCAACGCCGCGCTCGCGGACAAGGTTGCCGGCAAGGCGCTCGCGATGGTCGCGCGCACCGCCGGAATTCGCGCGGTCTACGCGGCGTTGATGAGCCAAGCCGCGTGCGACGCATTCGCGCGCGACCAGATCGCGTTCGAGTACGCGCAACGCGTGCCGCTCATCCTCAACAAACGCAACGACGGACCGTGCCCGATGGAACAACTGACCCAGCCGATTGACGAGCCGCGCGCGGCAATGCGCGCGTTGCGCGAATTTGTGCGCGCACGTCAATCCGCGCGCATCGTCAAATAG
- a CDS encoding S1 RNA-binding domain-containing protein: MVPSRGPVSPQEGNANKQGVTAENTGMKMSELSDLDLGFKRLKYGDIVAGTVVRVGPREILVDIGAKSEGVVDHAELEKMSGEAIKKIQVGDKILAFVVKSENREGAVVLSLVRAQLERDWLDAEQLLKSEQIFEAQVAGFNKGGLIVRVGKVRGFVPATQLESIARKKAESPEDAAVTEADLSALVGKKIKLKVIELDRERNRLILSERAAMRDLRKTAKEQVLGELKEGDVRTGTVTSVADFGVFVDLGGVDGMIHLSELSWTKIGHPQDLIKVGDKIQVQVLSVDRDRERIALSLKRLAPEPWSTVEQRYQVGQLVNGTITKLASFGAFARLDDNIEGLIHISELADRRIQHPKEVVKEGDTLTLRVVRIDAARRRLGLSLKKVADSEYSSDVTELDTPEEEWPDTGTNDAPEA, encoded by the coding sequence ATGGTTCCGAGTCGAGGACCCGTTAGTCCTCAGGAGGGAAATGCCAACAAGCAAGGCGTAACCGCTGAGAACACCGGCATGAAGATGAGTGAACTCTCAGACCTGGATCTGGGATTCAAGCGACTCAAGTACGGCGACATCGTCGCCGGCACGGTCGTGCGCGTCGGTCCGCGCGAAATCTTGGTTGACATTGGCGCGAAATCGGAAGGCGTGGTAGACCACGCCGAGTTGGAAAAGATGAGCGGCGAGGCGATCAAGAAAATCCAAGTGGGCGACAAAATTCTCGCATTCGTCGTCAAATCGGAAAACCGCGAGGGCGCGGTCGTGCTCTCGCTGGTGCGCGCACAACTCGAACGCGATTGGTTGGACGCAGAGCAACTATTAAAGTCCGAACAAATCTTCGAAGCCCAAGTTGCCGGGTTTAACAAAGGCGGTTTGATCGTGCGCGTCGGCAAAGTGCGCGGCTTTGTGCCCGCGACGCAACTCGAAAGCATCGCGCGCAAAAAAGCCGAATCGCCCGAAGACGCCGCGGTGACCGAAGCCGACCTGAGCGCGCTCGTCGGCAAAAAGATCAAGCTCAAAGTCATCGAGCTGGATCGCGAGCGCAATCGGCTGATCTTGTCCGAACGCGCGGCGATGCGTGATCTACGCAAGACTGCGAAAGAACAAGTGTTGGGTGAACTCAAAGAAGGCGATGTCCGCACCGGCACCGTCACGAGCGTCGCCGATTTCGGCGTGTTCGTGGACTTGGGCGGAGTGGACGGCATGATTCACCTGTCCGAACTCTCGTGGACAAAGATCGGGCATCCGCAAGACCTGATCAAAGTCGGTGACAAGATTCAAGTCCAGGTGTTGAGCGTGGATCGCGATCGCGAACGCATCGCGCTGAGTTTGAAACGGCTCGCGCCGGAACCCTGGTCAACCGTCGAACAGCGCTACCAAGTGGGACAATTGGTCAACGGCACGATCACCAAACTTGCGTCCTTTGGCGCGTTCGCGCGGCTCGACGACAACATTGAAGGGCTGATTCATATTTCGGAGCTGGCAGACCGCCGAATCCAGCATCCGAAAGAGGTGGTCAAAGAAGGCGACACCTTGACGCTCCGGGTCGTGCGGATTGACGCCGCGCGCCGCCGTTTGGGTCTCTCGCTGAAAAAGGTCGCCGACAGCGAATACTCGAGCGATGTCACCGAACTGGACACGCCGGAAGAGGAATGGCCCGACACTGGAACCAACGACGCTCCTGAAGCGTAG